One Thauera sp. K11 DNA window includes the following coding sequences:
- the urtB gene encoding urea ABC transporter permease subunit UrtB: MFRLILSGRMLGLALWLVLAAAPVRAALDPSLLAGFAGDFQSRMNAIEALGVAGGDDARRVLDALEAGNLGVAADKAVIVDGDTVRDAASGEALAGGRDDVELITVNNRVRRTLAGARAALALTSADRAERLGAAITLGDNPNETLLPVFERALAAETDEEIRGILARAAARINLASPDAPTRLRAVRALGESSDPAVKNLLEGLLQKHDGDWVEAHEDVRAAAGTAIAAIDRRIAVAEGVGTVFSGLSLGSILLLAALGLAITYGVMGVINMAHGELLMVGAYATFLVQGLFRSHLPAWLDWYVAAAIPAAFLSAALVGVAMERLVLRHLYGRPLESLLATWGLSLVLIQAARVVFGPQNLELANPAWMSGGVELAAGVVLPYNRIAIIGFAVFVLTLIWLMMQKTRLGMFVRAVTQNRPMAGCVGVPTARVDTLAFAIGSGVAGLGGLALSQIANVGPAMGTGYIVDAFMVVVLGGVGQLAGAVWAALGLGIVSKFLEGWAGAVIAKILVLVFIIVFIQKRPQGIFALKGRFADG, from the coding sequence ATGTTCCGACTGATTCTTTCCGGACGCATGCTGGGCCTCGCCCTGTGGCTGGTGCTGGCTGCCGCTCCGGTCCGGGCCGCGCTCGATCCGTCCCTGCTCGCGGGCTTCGCCGGCGATTTCCAGAGCCGCATGAACGCCATCGAGGCGCTCGGCGTCGCCGGCGGCGACGATGCGCGGCGCGTGCTCGACGCGCTCGAGGCCGGCAATCTCGGCGTGGCCGCGGACAAGGCGGTGATCGTCGATGGCGACACGGTGCGCGATGCCGCCAGCGGCGAGGCGCTGGCCGGCGGACGCGACGACGTCGAACTCATCACCGTCAACAACCGCGTGCGCCGCACGCTGGCCGGCGCGCGTGCCGCACTGGCGCTGACGTCGGCAGACCGCGCCGAGCGCCTGGGCGCCGCGATCACGCTCGGCGACAATCCCAACGAGACCCTGCTGCCGGTGTTCGAGCGCGCGCTGGCCGCCGAAACCGACGAGGAGATCCGCGGCATCCTGGCGCGCGCCGCCGCGCGCATCAACCTCGCCTCGCCCGACGCTCCGACCCGCCTGCGCGCGGTGCGGGCGCTGGGCGAATCGTCCGACCCGGCGGTGAAGAACCTGCTCGAAGGGCTGCTGCAGAAGCACGACGGCGACTGGGTGGAGGCACATGAGGACGTGCGCGCCGCGGCCGGCACGGCGATCGCCGCGATCGACCGCCGCATCGCCGTGGCCGAGGGCGTCGGCACCGTGTTCTCGGGCCTGTCGCTCGGCTCCATCCTGCTGCTGGCCGCGCTGGGCCTTGCGATCACCTACGGCGTGATGGGCGTCATCAACATGGCGCACGGCGAACTGCTGATGGTCGGCGCCTATGCCACCTTCCTGGTGCAGGGCCTGTTCCGCAGCCATCTGCCGGCGTGGCTGGACTGGTACGTCGCCGCCGCCATCCCGGCCGCCTTCCTGTCTGCCGCGCTGGTCGGTGTGGCGATGGAGCGCCTGGTGCTGCGCCACCTGTACGGCCGCCCGCTGGAAAGCCTGCTCGCCACCTGGGGCCTGTCGCTGGTGCTGATCCAGGCCGCGCGCGTGGTCTTCGGCCCGCAGAACCTGGAACTCGCCAACCCGGCCTGGATGTCGGGCGGCGTCGAACTGGCCGCCGGCGTGGTGCTGCCGTACAACCGCATCGCCATCATCGGCTTCGCGGTGTTCGTGCTGACGCTGATCTGGCTGATGATGCAGAAGACGCGGCTGGGCATGTTCGTGCGCGCCGTCACGCAGAACCGCCCGATGGCCGGCTGCGTCGGTGTGCCCACCGCGCGCGTCGACACGCTGGCCTTCGCCATCGGCTCGGGCGTGGCCGGGCTGGGCGGGCTGGCGCTGTCGCAGATCGCCAACGTCGGCCCGGCGATGGGCACCGGCTACATCGTCGATGCCTTCATGGTCGTCGTGCTCGGCGGCGTGGGACAACTGGCCGGCGCGGTGTGGGCGGCGCTGGGGCTGGGCATCGTCTCCAAGTTCCTCGAAGGCTGGGCTGGCGCGGTGATCGCCAAGATCCTGGTGCTGGTGTTCATCATCGTCTTCATCCAGAAGCGGCCGCAGGGGATTTTCGCGCTGAAGGGGCGGTTTGCGGATGGCTGA
- a CDS encoding RidA family protein, with the protein MSDREAIIPKGMEYVYDKIHYAPAVRVGDTVYVSGQIGRDDDMKLVEGTEAQIVQAFENLKTVLEAAGAQMSDIVDLTTFHTDMRDLQLFMKIKDRYLTRDFPAWTAIGAASLGGAPGYIIEIKAVAVLRR; encoded by the coding sequence ATGAGTGACCGTGAAGCCATCATCCCGAAGGGGATGGAATACGTGTACGACAAGATCCACTACGCCCCCGCGGTGCGGGTCGGCGACACGGTCTATGTGTCCGGCCAGATCGGGCGCGACGACGACATGAAGCTGGTCGAAGGGACCGAGGCGCAGATCGTGCAAGCCTTCGAGAACCTGAAGACGGTGCTCGAAGCCGCCGGCGCGCAGATGAGCGACATCGTGGACCTCACCACCTTCCACACCGACATGCGCGACCTGCAACTGTTCATGAAGATCAAGGACCGCTACCTGACGCGGGACTTCCCGGCGTGGACCGCCATCGGCGCGGCCTCGCTCGGCGGCGCGCCCGGCTACATCATCGAGATCAAGGCCGTGGCGGTGCTGCGGCGCTGA
- a CDS encoding PEP-CTERM sorting domain-containing protein (PEP-CTERM proteins occur, often in large numbers, in the proteomes of bacteria that also encode an exosortase, a predicted intramembrane cysteine proteinase. The presence of a PEP-CTERM domain at a protein's C-terminus predicts cleavage within the sorting domain, followed by covalent anchoring to some some component of the (usually Gram-negative) cell surface. Many PEP-CTERM proteins exhibit an unusual sequence composition that includes large numbers of potential glycosylation sites. Expression of one such protein has been shown restore the ability of a bacterium to form floc, a type of biofilm.), which translates to MSALFRSIQAALAAIAVVSAQGAIAAPALNPLSTAAQAVGDGLSATWVQVRDDARFSSQPWAEPGQAPMPIGSYGWGDGIWGTVDVPYLQGLADGDPRIVGRVSGTSAISFANATYNDLAAGGAYGTWGYDYARTLAPIIGLTGQQTNYAASFTGYIYIAAAGLYDFGLFADDGFVFSLSGSDGEYSVAHSTHAGSTNGRDYYTLSGANGDSAVELAIGYYGVSLDYYNRLEAGVIDLAWWQPGSEAWHSIGTDNLFDQLPVSSVPEPSVPAMIGVGGLVMLLRRRRM; encoded by the coding sequence ATGTCAGCACTTTTCCGATCGATACAAGCCGCTCTCGCCGCAATCGCGGTGGTTTCCGCGCAGGGAGCCATCGCCGCCCCGGCGCTCAATCCTCTCAGTACCGCCGCCCAGGCCGTGGGCGACGGGTTGTCCGCCACGTGGGTCCAGGTCCGCGACGATGCGCGCTTCAGTTCCCAGCCGTGGGCCGAGCCGGGCCAGGCGCCGATGCCGATCGGCAGCTACGGCTGGGGCGACGGCATCTGGGGCACGGTGGACGTGCCCTATCTGCAGGGCCTTGCCGACGGCGATCCGAGGATCGTCGGCCGCGTCAGCGGCACGTCGGCGATCAGCTTCGCCAACGCGACCTACAACGATCTCGCCGCCGGCGGCGCCTACGGCACGTGGGGGTACGACTACGCCCGCACGCTCGCGCCGATCATCGGCCTGACCGGGCAGCAGACCAACTACGCCGCCAGCTTCACCGGCTACATCTACATCGCCGCGGCCGGCCTCTACGACTTCGGCCTGTTCGCGGACGACGGCTTCGTGTTCTCGCTGAGCGGCAGCGACGGCGAGTATTCGGTCGCCCACTCCACCCACGCCGGGAGCACGAACGGGCGCGACTACTACACGCTGAGCGGCGCCAACGGCGACTCGGCGGTCGAACTCGCCATCGGCTACTACGGCGTGTCGCTGGATTACTACAACCGCCTGGAAGCGGGGGTCATCGACCTCGCCTGGTGGCAGCCGGGGTCCGAAGCCTGGCACAGCATCGGGACGGACAACCTGTTCGACCAACTGCCTGTGTCGAGCGTGCCCGAGCCCAGCGTGCCCGCGATGATCGGCGTCGGCGGCCTCGTCATGCTGCTGCGCCGCCGGCGCATGTAA
- a CDS encoding mechanosensitive ion channel family protein: protein MEQMENYRQLAVTYATDIGLKILGAIVFWIVGRWLISFAVRLLQQAMSRQKVDPTLMRYVGSFLAVTLNIVLVVAILGYFGVQTTTFAALVAGIGIAIGAAWGGLLGNLAAGIFLVVLRPFKVGDFISAAGIVGTVKEIGLFATAIDTPDNVLTMVGNGKIFSDTIQNFSANAYRRVELKCQLAGSADHVAAMALLREKLAEVPNVLAEPAPEVEILDFNLVGPVLAVRPFCHNNHYWQVYFDGNRVIREALAAAGFPAPMPAQAVIVQQASN, encoded by the coding sequence ATGGAGCAGATGGAAAACTACCGGCAGTTGGCAGTGACCTACGCAACCGACATCGGCCTCAAGATCCTCGGCGCGATCGTCTTCTGGATCGTCGGCCGCTGGCTGATCAGCTTCGCCGTACGCCTGCTGCAGCAGGCCATGAGCCGGCAGAAGGTCGATCCGACGCTGATGCGCTACGTCGGCAGCTTCCTCGCCGTGACCCTGAACATCGTGCTGGTGGTGGCCATCCTCGGCTACTTCGGCGTGCAGACGACGACCTTCGCCGCCCTGGTGGCAGGTATCGGCATCGCCATCGGCGCTGCATGGGGCGGCCTGCTCGGCAACCTCGCCGCCGGCATCTTCCTCGTCGTGCTGCGCCCGTTCAAGGTGGGCGACTTCATCAGCGCGGCCGGCATCGTCGGCACGGTCAAGGAGATCGGCCTGTTCGCCACCGCGATCGACACGCCCGACAACGTCCTGACGATGGTCGGCAACGGCAAGATATTCAGCGATACGATCCAGAACTTCAGCGCCAACGCCTACCGCCGCGTGGAACTGAAGTGCCAGCTCGCCGGCAGCGCCGACCACGTCGCGGCAATGGCCCTGCTGCGCGAGAAGCTGGCCGAGGTGCCCAACGTGCTTGCCGAGCCGGCGCCCGAAGTCGAGATCCTGGACTTCAACCTGGTCGGCCCCGTCCTGGCGGTGCGCCCCTTCTGCCACAACAACCACTACTGGCAGGTGTATTTCGACGGCAACCGCGTGATCCGCGAGGCGCTCGCGGCAGCCGGCTTCCCCGCGCCGATGCCGGCGCAGGCCGTGATCGTGCAGCAGGCAAGCAACTGA
- the urtA gene encoding urea ABC transporter substrate-binding protein has product MNRRNFVKALTLSASIAAIGLPAGAHAADPIKVGILHSLSGTMAISETALKNVALMTIEEINANGGVMGRKLEPVVVDPASNWPLFAEKARQLVSQDKVAAVFGCWTSVSRKSVNPVFKELNGLLFYPVQYEGEELEKNVFYTGAAPNQQAIPAVEYLMSEEGGAAKRFVLLGTDYVYPRTTNKILRAFLKSKGVADADIMEDYTPFGHSDYQTIIANIKKFAAAGKKTAVISTINGDSNVPFYKELGNAGLKATDVPVVAFSVGEEELRGVDTKPLVGHLAAWNYFMSVKNAENSAFVKKYRDWAKKNGVPNADTVVTNDPMEATYVGIYMWKQAVEKAKSTDTDKVIAALGGQTYKAPSGFTLTMDKTNHHLHKPVYIGEVRADGQFDIVWKTKEPIRAQPWSPYIPGNESKQGI; this is encoded by the coding sequence ATGAATCGCCGCAATTTCGTCAAAGCGCTCACGCTGTCCGCTTCCATCGCCGCCATCGGCCTGCCCGCCGGGGCGCATGCGGCCGACCCGATCAAGGTCGGCATCCTGCATTCGCTGTCGGGGACGATGGCGATCTCCGAGACCGCGCTGAAGAACGTCGCCCTGATGACGATCGAGGAGATCAACGCCAATGGCGGCGTGATGGGCAGGAAGCTCGAACCGGTGGTGGTCGACCCGGCCTCCAATTGGCCGCTGTTCGCCGAGAAGGCGCGCCAGCTCGTCAGCCAGGACAAGGTGGCGGCGGTGTTCGGCTGCTGGACCTCGGTGTCGCGCAAGTCGGTGAACCCGGTGTTCAAGGAACTGAACGGCCTGCTGTTCTACCCGGTGCAGTACGAGGGCGAGGAACTCGAGAAGAACGTGTTCTACACCGGCGCCGCGCCCAACCAGCAGGCGATCCCGGCGGTCGAGTACCTGATGAGCGAGGAAGGCGGCGCCGCCAAGCGCTTCGTGCTGCTGGGCACCGACTACGTGTATCCGCGCACCACCAACAAGATCCTGCGCGCCTTCCTCAAGAGCAAGGGCGTGGCCGATGCGGACATCATGGAGGACTACACCCCCTTCGGCCATTCCGACTACCAGACCATCATCGCCAACATCAAGAAGTTCGCCGCGGCGGGCAAGAAGACGGCGGTGATCTCGACCATCAACGGAGACTCCAATGTGCCCTTCTACAAGGAACTCGGCAACGCCGGCCTCAAGGCCACGGACGTGCCGGTGGTGGCGTTCTCGGTCGGCGAGGAGGAACTGCGCGGCGTGGATACGAAACCCCTGGTCGGCCACCTCGCGGCGTGGAACTACTTCATGTCGGTGAAGAACGCGGAGAACTCCGCGTTCGTGAAGAAGTACCGCGACTGGGCGAAGAAGAACGGCGTGCCCAATGCCGACACCGTGGTCACCAACGACCCGATGGAAGCCACCTACGTCGGCATCTACATGTGGAAGCAGGCGGTCGAGAAGGCCAAGTCCACCGACACCGACAAGGTCATCGCCGCGCTCGGCGGCCAGACCTACAAGGCGCCGTCGGGCTTCACGCTGACCATGGACAAGACCAACCACCACCTGCACAAGCCGGTGTACATCGGCGAGGTGCGCGCCGACGGCCAGTTCGACATCGTCTGGAAGACGAAGGAGCCGATCCGCGCCCAGCCGTGGAGCCCCTACATCCCCGGCAACGAGTCCAAGCAGGGGATCTGA
- the pgaC gene encoding poly-beta-1,6-N-acetyl-D-glucosamine synthase: MTETATTIVGILFGFAFYYPLFMSYLWMTGGLYYYRHYERHDRPYDEPPPLPEYPPVSVLVPCHDEAANIAETVAALQALDYPEIEILLINDGSVDDTGSLIESLAAHDDRIRVVHLARNQGKAVGLNTAAMVARHDYFLCIDGDSLVDPHCLKWMMRHLLRSPRVGAVTGNPRIRTRSTLLGRIQVGEFSSIIGLIKRAQRTYGKVFTVSGVMVCFRRSALHDVGYWNPQALTEDIDVSWRLEVRHWDVRFEPNALCWILMPETLRGLWRQRLRWAMGGTQVLFAQYRVLTRWRHRRLWPIYLEYFCSVAWAYAMAIIAALFVIGLFVELPPMLHVATLVPAWSGLIIGTTCLFQFAVSMFLDSRYERGYGRYYYWMIWYPLVYWILNVMTSVVALPSVVLRGKQRATWKSPDRGIRPANIP; the protein is encoded by the coding sequence ATGACGGAAACCGCCACCACTATCGTCGGCATCCTGTTCGGCTTCGCCTTCTACTACCCGCTGTTCATGTCCTACCTGTGGATGACGGGCGGGCTGTACTACTACCGGCACTACGAGCGGCACGACCGCCCGTACGACGAACCGCCGCCCCTTCCCGAATACCCGCCGGTCAGCGTGCTGGTGCCCTGCCACGACGAGGCCGCCAACATCGCCGAGACGGTCGCCGCGCTGCAGGCGCTGGACTATCCGGAAATCGAGATCCTGCTGATCAACGACGGCAGCGTCGACGACACCGGCAGCCTGATCGAATCGCTGGCGGCGCACGACGACCGCATCCGCGTGGTGCACCTGGCGCGCAACCAGGGCAAGGCAGTGGGCCTGAACACCGCCGCGATGGTGGCGCGGCACGACTACTTCCTGTGCATCGACGGCGACTCGCTGGTCGATCCGCACTGCCTGAAGTGGATGATGCGCCACCTGCTGCGCTCGCCCCGCGTCGGCGCGGTGACGGGCAACCCGCGCATCCGCACCCGCTCCACGCTGCTCGGGCGCATCCAGGTAGGCGAGTTCTCGTCCATCATCGGCCTGATCAAGCGCGCGCAGCGCACCTACGGCAAGGTCTTCACCGTGTCGGGGGTGATGGTCTGCTTCCGCCGCAGTGCGCTGCACGACGTCGGCTACTGGAATCCGCAGGCCCTCACCGAGGACATCGACGTGAGCTGGCGGCTCGAGGTTCGCCACTGGGACGTGCGCTTCGAACCCAACGCGCTGTGCTGGATCCTGATGCCCGAGACGCTGCGCGGGCTGTGGCGCCAGCGCCTGCGCTGGGCCATGGGCGGCACCCAGGTGCTGTTCGCGCAGTACCGCGTGCTGACGCGCTGGCGCCACCGCCGCCTGTGGCCGATCTACCTGGAGTACTTCTGCAGCGTCGCCTGGGCCTACGCGATGGCGATCATCGCCGCCCTCTTCGTGATCGGGCTGTTCGTCGAGCTGCCGCCGATGCTGCACGTCGCCACGCTGGTGCCGGCATGGAGCGGCCTCATCATCGGCACGACCTGCCTCTTTCAGTTCGCCGTGAGCATGTTCCTCGATTCGCGCTACGAGCGCGGCTATGGTCGCTACTACTACTGGATGATCTGGTATCCGCTGGTCTACTGGATCCTGAATGTCATGACCTCGGTGGTCGCCCTGCCGAGCGTCGTTCTACGAGGCAAACAGCGCGCAACATGGAAAAGCCCAGATCGCGGCATACGGCCGGCAAACATCCCCTGA
- the pgaD gene encoding poly-beta-1,6-N-acetyl-D-glucosamine biosynthesis protein PgaD — MSKTLTTLFWLIWLGLWLPLATLLGWAMFGWQFKVHMFDLGGLERFVDLLAVYAAVIAAMSGSLMAWARYNYLRFRGKDRRRSVGSVPLHALAARAGQSTETVQDWHAMRIMVAHHDANGHIVRVADKTAADRETHHLPPHQAVAAAALSA, encoded by the coding sequence GTGTCGAAGACGCTCACCACGCTGTTCTGGCTGATCTGGCTCGGGCTGTGGCTGCCGCTGGCCACCCTCCTCGGCTGGGCCATGTTCGGCTGGCAGTTCAAGGTCCACATGTTCGACCTCGGCGGCCTGGAACGCTTCGTCGACCTGCTCGCGGTGTATGCGGCGGTGATCGCGGCGATGAGCGGCAGCCTGATGGCCTGGGCGCGCTACAACTACCTGCGCTTTCGCGGCAAGGACCGCCGCCGCAGCGTCGGCTCCGTGCCGCTGCACGCACTCGCCGCCCGGGCCGGCCAGAGCACGGAAACGGTCCAGGACTGGCATGCGATGCGGATCATGGTCGCGCATCACGACGCCAACGGACACATCGTCCGCGTAGCCGACAAGACGGCCGCAGACCGCGAGACCCATCACCTGCCGCCCCACCAGGCGGTCGCGGCCGCCGCGCTTTCCGCCTGA
- a CDS encoding PACE efflux transporter yields the protein MSVRPKLRSLPDRLRQIALFEVGGLLLITPPFVWLSGVPVLDSIGLLAVLALMAAVWNGVYNTAFDWFEGRLTGRTADRRPFRLRCLHAAGFETGLLLLTLPVIVQWTGMGWIDALVADIGLAIGYTVYALVFNLGYDRMFPIGDAAAPSGTAADPRR from the coding sequence TTGTCCGTCCGGCCGAAACTCCGCTCGCTGCCCGACCGGCTGCGCCAGATCGCCCTGTTCGAGGTCGGCGGCCTGCTGTTGATCACGCCGCCGTTCGTGTGGCTGAGCGGCGTGCCGGTACTCGACTCGATCGGCCTGCTGGCGGTGCTGGCGCTGATGGCGGCGGTGTGGAACGGCGTCTACAACACCGCCTTCGACTGGTTCGAAGGCCGGCTCACCGGCCGTACCGCGGACCGCCGCCCGTTCCGCCTGCGCTGCCTGCATGCCGCCGGCTTCGAGACCGGCCTGCTGCTGCTGACGCTGCCGGTCATCGTGCAATGGACCGGCATGGGCTGGATCGACGCCCTGGTCGCCGACATCGGCCTGGCGATCGGCTACACGGTCTATGCGCTGGTGTTCAACCTCGGCTACGACCGCATGTTCCCGATCGGCGACGCCGCCGCGCCGTCCGGCACCGCCGCCGACCCGCGGCGCTGA
- the murB gene encoding UDP-N-acetylmuramate dehydrogenase — MTASPARFPDADLTPLNTFGLPARAGRLVLLTAAEQVRALAAEPGWAVTPRLVLGGGSNLIFTGDFAGTVLKVEIAGRSLVSEDGESRVVQAGAGENWHDFVRWTLARGWPGLENLSLIPGTVGAAPIQNIGAYGLEMAERFASLDAVELASGEARLFFAQDCAFGYRDSVFKRNPGRWLVTAVRFRLPKNWVPVARYADVAHELAALGIAQPTALQVSDAVIAIRRRKLPDPAAIGNAGSFFKNPVVDAATHARLAAAHPALPAYPQGGGSVKLAAGWLIEHAGWKGRDLGPVGCFEHQALVLVNRGGATGEDVRRIARAIQADVLARFGVVLETEPVFV, encoded by the coding sequence GTGACCGCCTCGCCCGCCCGCTTCCCCGATGCCGATCTCACGCCGCTCAACACCTTCGGCCTGCCCGCCCGCGCCGGCAGGCTGGTTCTCCTGACCGCAGCGGAGCAGGTGCGGGCGCTGGCGGCCGAGCCCGGCTGGGCCGTCACGCCGCGGCTGGTGCTGGGCGGGGGCAGCAACCTGATCTTCACCGGCGATTTCGCCGGGACGGTACTGAAAGTGGAGATCGCCGGCCGCAGCCTGGTGTCGGAAGACGGCGAATCCAGGGTGGTGCAGGCGGGGGCGGGCGAGAACTGGCACGACTTCGTGCGCTGGACGCTGGCGCGGGGCTGGCCGGGGCTGGAGAACCTGTCGCTGATCCCGGGCACGGTGGGCGCGGCGCCGATCCAGAACATCGGCGCCTACGGGCTGGAGATGGCCGAGCGCTTCGCGTCGCTGGACGCGGTCGAGCTGGCGAGCGGCGAGGCGCGCCTCTTCTTCGCGCAGGACTGCGCCTTCGGCTACCGCGACAGCGTGTTCAAGCGCAATCCCGGGCGCTGGCTGGTGACGGCGGTGCGCTTCCGCCTGCCGAAGAACTGGGTGCCGGTGGCGCGCTATGCCGACGTGGCGCACGAGCTGGCCGCGCTCGGCATCGCGCAGCCGACCGCGCTGCAGGTGTCCGACGCGGTGATCGCGATCCGCCGCCGCAAGCTGCCGGACCCGGCGGCCATCGGCAATGCCGGCAGCTTCTTCAAGAATCCGGTGGTCGATGCGGCCACGCACGCGCGGCTGGCGGCGGCGCACCCTGCGCTGCCGGCCTATCCGCAGGGCGGCGGCAGCGTCAAGCTGGCGGCCGGCTGGCTGATCGAGCACGCGGGCTGGAAGGGGCGCGACCTCGGCCCGGTGGGATGCTTCGAGCACCAGGCACTGGTACTGGTGAATCGCGGCGGAGCCACCGGCGAGGACGTGCGCCGGATCGCGCGGGCGATCCAGGCCGACGTGCTTGCGCGCTTCGGCGTGGTGCTCGAAACCGAGCCGGTGTTCGTCTGA
- the pgaA gene encoding poly-beta-1,6 N-acetyl-D-glucosamine export porin PgaA — MPRTAHLRSVAPAALAAFLCISPAAADEPVPRPTAAELWKRQADNADQIRAGRRQMEDDWTARRYSLIDEALAHNAALLELAAADPGLAAVARSLRQDRLVALVARGAGSEAWDQVALLEAGGEALPPYALQAAGDAAMLVRRPRDAMRYYQHSLATQPGDRSLRVALAYAQLEAEDFDALDRNLEEIERAAPDDAGTRRLLAQFARFADRPQQAQAQLRAAQRLAPDDAGNDLEAAALDAMHGHPRAAAARYARVLALAPDNLRARIGLAESAHAVGDFAAASGGVAEVTALAPEHPAVRRLAEDDAAARRAQLVAEVTAGRGSGAITGNDDITHDVWLYSPRLGDAVRVFGHHHRAAASFDDNDAAHARGAVGVELTRADWQARLEAGRETTNARSTGVAASLAWQADDHWSFRLLHETRTDDLPLKGRWRPDDGDPFLNARRSVAGLAYRVDESRRIAADWSHYRFSDGNLRNALSATWFERLASRTRHTLDLQAALYASHNTLGDRVYFNPRNDLAISATLSSDWLLWREYDRRFNHRLAVTLGGYRQQGFEEDYGWNAFHDLRYEHEWGLGRDLSLRYGVGTRQFPYDGEHERKNYLYAHIDWRF, encoded by the coding sequence ATGCCCCGCACAGCCCACCTGAGGTCCGTCGCACCCGCAGCGCTGGCTGCCTTCCTCTGCATCTCCCCGGCCGCCGCCGATGAGCCGGTGCCGCGGCCGACCGCGGCCGAGCTGTGGAAGCGCCAGGCCGACAACGCCGACCAGATCCGCGCCGGCCGCCGGCAGATGGAGGACGACTGGACGGCCCGGCGCTACAGCCTGATCGACGAGGCGCTGGCGCACAACGCAGCGCTGCTCGAGCTGGCGGCCGCCGACCCCGGGCTGGCGGCAGTGGCGCGCAGCCTGCGCCAGGACCGCCTCGTCGCCCTGGTCGCCCGCGGCGCCGGCAGCGAAGCGTGGGACCAGGTCGCTCTGCTCGAAGCCGGCGGCGAAGCGCTGCCGCCCTACGCCCTGCAGGCGGCGGGCGACGCCGCGATGCTGGTGCGCCGGCCGCGGGATGCGATGCGCTACTACCAGCACTCGCTTGCCACGCAGCCCGGCGACCGGTCGCTCCGCGTCGCGCTGGCCTATGCCCAACTGGAGGCGGAGGACTTCGACGCCCTGGACCGCAATCTGGAAGAAATCGAACGCGCCGCGCCCGACGATGCCGGCACGCGGCGGCTGCTCGCGCAGTTCGCCCGCTTCGCCGATCGGCCGCAGCAGGCGCAGGCACAGCTCCGGGCGGCACAGCGGCTGGCGCCGGACGACGCCGGCAACGATCTGGAAGCCGCCGCGCTCGACGCGATGCACGGCCATCCGCGGGCGGCAGCGGCACGCTACGCGCGCGTGCTGGCGCTGGCGCCGGACAACCTGCGCGCGCGCATCGGCCTGGCCGAATCGGCGCACGCGGTCGGCGACTTCGCCGCCGCATCCGGGGGCGTGGCGGAAGTCACGGCGCTCGCCCCGGAACATCCGGCCGTCCGCCGCCTTGCCGAGGACGATGCCGCGGCGAGGCGTGCCCAGCTCGTCGCCGAGGTCACCGCGGGCCGCGGCAGCGGGGCGATCACCGGCAACGACGACATCACGCACGACGTCTGGCTGTACAGCCCGCGCCTGGGCGATGCGGTGCGCGTCTTCGGCCACCACCACCGCGCCGCGGCGAGCTTCGACGACAACGACGCGGCCCACGCGCGCGGGGCGGTCGGTGTCGAACTGACGCGCGCGGACTGGCAGGCGAGGCTGGAGGCGGGGCGCGAAACCACCAATGCGCGCTCCACCGGCGTCGCCGCGTCGCTGGCATGGCAGGCCGACGACCACTGGTCGTTCCGCCTCCTGCACGAGACCCGCACCGACGACCTGCCGCTCAAGGGCCGGTGGCGCCCCGACGACGGCGATCCGTTCCTGAACGCCCGCCGCAGCGTGGCGGGCCTCGCCTACCGCGTGGACGAGTCGCGCCGCATCGCCGCCGACTGGTCGCACTACCGCTTCAGCGACGGCAACCTGCGCAACGCGCTGTCGGCGACCTGGTTCGAGCGTCTCGCAAGCCGCACGCGCCACACGCTCGACCTGCAGGCTGCCCTCTACGCAAGCCACAACACGCTGGGCGACCGGGTGTACTTCAACCCGAGGAACGATCTGGCGATCTCGGCCACGCTGTCGTCCGACTGGCTGCTGTGGCGGGAGTACGACCGGCGCTTCAACCACCGCCTCGCCGTCACGCTGGGCGGCTACCGCCAGCAGGGCTTCGAGGAGGACTACGGCTGGAATGCCTTCCACGACCTGCGCTACGAGCACGAATGGGGCCTGGGCCGCGACCTGTCGCTGCGCTACGGCGTGGGTACGCGCCAGTTTCCATACGACGGCGAGCATGAACGCAAGAACTACCTGTATGCGCACATCGACTGGCGCTTCTGA